Within Acaryochloris sp. CCMEE 5410, the genomic segment TTGCGAGTAGACGCCTCACTTACATCCCTAGGATCGATGAAGCTTACTGCCCTTGGTTCCTCGCCTACCGCAAAGTTAAGCGACGCCATTGAAAAAACATTGCCTTGTTGGGTCAGCTCAAATTCCAGATCAAAATAATGCTCAATGATCCGGTCTTCCGTTGAGGTTTCCACCCACCACAATAATTGGATTTGTTGAGGGGGTCGGTTAGGGTCGATGGGGATTTCCCAACCCATCCTCCGGTCTGAGGTGCCTGCAATCACAAAACGGATGTTCGGAACAGGATGAGTCAGCCTCACATCTTCAGGCAAGATATTGATGAAATCTTTACCCTGCTCCCCGTTTTTACCAAAGGGTAAAACAGAGGCACCAAATAGAGTAATATTCCCCAAACCTATATCACTGTATGGGATATACAGCTTTGGCATGATGTGAAGTGTTGGCTGTTCCGCATCTTTGTGGGGGATGGGCTTGCCATCTGGGGTAACGAGGAGGCTGGTGTCTCCAATTTTTTGTATTGCTGTCTGCATTCTCTTTCTCCTTGTAGCGTGAATGCTTTTCTGATGGGTTTAGATAAACTGAAACTCCAACAATGACTACCTAAGCAGCAGTTGTGGGAGTAGACTGAGCTTGACTCAGCTTCAGATGTGCGGGTGGAGTTGGGCCAATGGTTAGACGTTGGCGGATATAGTGTCTTGCTCCGCTCTCAGACAAACAGTGACAAAGCATCTGTGACTGAATATAGGGACCATGAAATAGGATATTGACCTGATCGTTGAGCGAATAACCGCACGACCGCAGTTCAGAACCCACTACATAATCAATTCGGTAGCTCAATTGTGGTTGATCACAACCCAGCTTATAGAGCGCGTCATACGTATAAAGAACACGCATCAATAATGAGTGCTGGACCTTGATTGCAATCTGAAGATAAATCTCTCGATATTCCTGAATCACCTGTGGGTCAAGCTGATCAGAGCTTTGGAGGTCATTGTTGCCTCCACGGGATTTCCCCGATTTCTTATTAGTGGCTAACATAGTAATCACTCCTGTCAAAGGAGCTGAGGATCACGGCTTGGCTTTAGGTGGTACTTTCGACAGGCCGTGGTTTGCAAATTTAACTAGAGAATATTCCTGTGCAATACAGGAACAGGCAGGACCCCTGTCAGGGATTCCCGTTAGAATTGGCTTTTAAAAAGCAGGCTTGGCAAAGGCTAGACCTTTGCTGTTTTGTTTAGGCAGTGGACAGGATTCAGAAGTAAAAAATTTGGATGGGTGAATAACCTTTTGTTCACTCGCAGATACTTTAACCCTAACGATTAGTTTTCTCCAAATCAAGCGTTACAATCAGCAATAGTTCTCGGTTTATAACAACTCAACTGACAAGCAATAAGTTATAGAAGCTCTACTATAGCTAGGCTTCAGTGTTCTCTCGGATTTAAACACCTTGTTTACTAACCGTTACTTCTAGCCTAGATAGTAACGATATCAACTCTGAAATGAAAGCGAATTGCTATCACTTCAGACAACATAAAACGTTCCACTGAATATCCAATTTTTAAAATAATAATGAAGCTTCAGGATCTACCAGTATTTAGTATCACTTGATACAAAGCATTACCCTCATGCCGCCAACTCTGGCATTCCTCTCTCCAGCATCTTTGCAGGCAGCGTCATTGCTAACCCTTCCAGAATTGCCATCTGACCTGATGCGCTGACTTCACTCCATACTGAACTCCATTCCTTGGGTTTAAGCCAGTCAAAGAATACTTCATTCAGGCTTGGTAGTAGATCGTTGACGGGCAGATCCGCTAACTCATCCAAAACACCCGCAATCGCTTGATGGGTTTCTTGGTCTGGATTTGGTGTGTTGCTTGAATTGTTCATTTTGCTATTTAAACCTTCTAATAGCGAAATGAACAGACGCCAGTACCTGGCAATCGTCCCTCTGGGGATTTGGGTCATTGCTGAGACGATTTGCTGAGTGACCTTCTCGCCCTTGGCTTGGAGCTGGAGGATGGCCGACTCAATAGCGATTTCTACTCGCTCCGTTTTCTTGGCTGCTTCAATCGTCAGATCCTTGGCTTGGACTTCCTGGACGAAGGAGTCCATCTCAATATTGGAAATCAGTACCACTTTCAGGGATTCATTCGGACGCCGATGCGCCCTCAGTCGCCCAATGGCTTGGTGAATTTCTGCAAGGATGGAGCGGTCAATAAATGCTGTGAATGCTGGGTCATCGTCTTCTGGGTAGTACCCACAGACAATGGCAAACTCAGCGGCTAAGTCATTGAGATTGCGGCAGGGAGTGCCCACGAGGACTAGGGTCTGGACGGTGAGGAAATCATTAACCCCTCGGCTATCTCGCCACCAGGCCCCATCTCGCTCATACTGCTTGAAGTCAATCGTGCGGGTATTTACTGCATCCAAATCTTGGTAATGCTGGGCCAAGGCCCCAATGCGCTTGGTCTGATCCCCGCCTCGACTCATGCCCACTCGCCCCATGTCCTTCACCTGAATCACCTCCAGGTTTCCGGTATCAGGGACCGCTTGACGGACTACTAGGATTTCATCAGGAGAGCAGCCCAGCTTCAATGCCAGGTCTTCACGGGATAGGGTGGCATCGAGGAACACATTGGCTTGGGCAGCTTGAGCTAAGTCTCGATGGCGAGGGTTGGGGGTATTGAGGGTCAGAAGGCCATAGCGGCTGACTTGAATACATCCAGGTCCACCCTGCAAGATTCGGATCAAGGGAATGAGCCATTGCTTGACTACACCGTTCCTGGCCTGCTCTGCCATTTCAGAGTCCCGCTCAGAAAACTTCTTTCTCAGTTGCTTGGGTAAGTCTGCGAGGTCTACGCCATAGTCTGAGGTGGTGTTGAGAAAACCTAGGTTGGGGGATAGAAGCTGAGCGATTTCACCTAACTTGATTCCTGCCATGTCAGGCAGACGGCTTATGAGGGCTAGATGATTCAAGCCATATTTCCCTAGCTTTATTGAGCCATCCATTAAGGGCAGCAATGCTGAGAGTAAGGGCTGCACCAGGGCAAAGATCTCAGGGTAGGCAATCAAGGCTGAGATGGTTTGCTGCAAGTCATTGAATGTGACAGTTGTGGACTGCTTGACTTGGAAGTTCTGACCGGGTTCATCCCAGATCAGCATGGTGTTTTCCAGCGGATAATCCTCTGGATCAGGCAATGAGTCAGGATGTGCCCTCAGCAGAGGCGCACCTAAGACATTGCGCCGTTGGTTCAAAAAACCATACCCTGGCCCATTGGCATTGATGCAAGCTTCCCGAGCAACACAGGTGCCGCAGATGAGGTTGGCGGTATCGGCACCAGGGATATTCTTATCCCGCAATGCATTGAGAACTCCAATACGACTGCAGTTAGCGGGAACAGCGAAGGCATCCCCTTTGGCAGATCGTTGGAGTCGATTCTTGACTCGGTTTAGTCCTCCATGCCGTGCTTCTAGGTCACACCAGCCATTCCTTTGCTCTAGGGTGGATACGGTGGGGTTTCGGTGCTGGTCTGAAAGATAAATAACCTGCTCCATCCCAAAGCCAATCGGGGTAACGTTCCCAGAATCGTAGCTTTTTCCAGTACCCGGTTTGGACTGGTCAAGGATGTAAGGGAATCCTGATGAGATGAGGTCGTTCCAAGTTTGGAGCCGTTGACCGGGTTCGTACTCGTGGACTAGAGGTGTTGTTGTTTCGAGAGTCCCGTTACCGCCAGAGCGGCTTTGTAAGCTGCTACCTCTGGTGTGTGTCGTTCTTGCAGTATGTCTTCTAATGCGTCTTCGATAGTTTTCCAGTCGAAGTTTGGAAAGATATCCATGTCTACGATTAGCTGCAAGGAGTCGTGCAGTGCGGCGACGGGCTCTTTTTGCTCGGCGGCTTGTTCCAGGCAGCGTTGTAAGACGCTCGTCATCTGGTGCAGTTCGCTTCGTTCCGCGAGGGTTAGGGGGGTGGGTTTGTTGGTCATTGGGATTGGCAAACCCTTGAGAAGGGGATGAGAGAGGAGTCAGTTTAGAGAGTACCTGCTGAAGCTTATGCAATAGTCCATTGCATTGAGCTGCAATCCGTTCAAACTCAGCCACGGACAAATACTGAATCTGGCTGAAGTCATCCAGTTCATCAATGTCAGCGTGGATACGCTTATCCGTCTGCTTCCACCAGGCAACGGTGACAGTGTATCCCCAGTCTTTCAATAACCTCAATATCGCACGATACACTCTCAGAACAGATTTATTCTGAACGGCTCCAGCATCGGGGTATAACTCGATGTGGGTTGCGCCAAGCTGAGCCAGTGATGTTTTCAGGGTTTCAGGTGATGCAGCGAATAGTCCACCCGCAGCCCCGATGGTGATTTGTCCTAAACGGTGAGCAAGGAGGTGAGGCTTTGCCCCCGTCCCTTCAACGAGGGCGATTGCATTTCTCTTGATTTGCTCTGGACGATGGACGGCTAGGGGTAACTCGCCAGTGGGAAGGTGAGGGGTGGGTCCGTTGGGGCGTTTTCGGGTTTTGCCTGTGAGCCAGTAATAGCGACCCCCTTCGGAGCTGCGGGATCTGATCTGAAAGCCAACAATCAATCCATCTGTATCCACGATGGGGCAAAGATAACCCGGTCTTGGAGTGTTGAGAGACTGCCCATCCAGGCTAATCCCTGGCAAGGTATGAGACAGTTCACCAGAGAGGGATTGCCACTGCTCGACTGACTTCGCCCCCCAGTCTTGGATTTGCTCATTGGTGAATCCACGTCGATGCAAGTCAGCCCGATCCGCTGGATGGAGGGTGAGTTGGTCAAGGAGTTGGCGGTAGAGCCGATCTCGTTCTGATGCTGGGAGGGATTGGGCGTGGCGTTGGGCCTCAGCTTCGGCGCGCTGTTCCCTGAGAATCCGTTGCTCTTGCCATCGGCGTTCCCGGTCTTCCTGGCTGAGGTCTTGCCCATCATCGATGATGTACTTGCCCCAGAGGCCATCTTTGGACTGGCCCAGGTAGCGATATCCTTCGATCTGGCCTGAGAGGGTCATGCAGAGATTGAGGTTACCTGCCTTCCTGCACTTGCCTGTGATGTCCCCGCAGAGGTCGCAGGGGTTGGAGCGGTTAGTGGCGAGGAGTTTACTCGCAGAGCTGTGAAAGCTAGACATGGGCTAGCTCCCATGCCCATGTCTGGGTACTGGAAAGATGGTTCATTTACGAACTCCCTGGAGTTTCTAGATGTAGCGAAAGGGAGCCGTGGCAAAGGTTTCAGCAAGTACTTGCAATTTGTTGCAAGCTAAGGCTAAAATCTAAGCACGGCAAAGCCCAGGTAACCAAATGCAAGGGTCCAATCAAGCTTTTCGGTTCCTGCCTAATACCACGTTAAATATGTGACTGATGCCCCTACTTCCAGAAGTTGGGGTTTTGTCACTTATTGGGCCATAAATTTCCTCCTCAGCGGTTAAGTATTAGAATTTAAATACACTGAAACCCGTGATCGATCAAGGGTTCAGCCTATTTAATTAAGGAGATACACAACCCATACCTAGTAGGGATGTGTAAAGTTATATCTCTTGAGTCGGGTCTCAAAACAGATTTAGGGACAGCAATAGTTGTTACCACTGCTGATCGTAGATAAACCTAATCAAAATTTGGAAGATTTCGGGTAGGTTAGTCTTATGGCTAGGGGCCGAATTAGAGTTCGGCTAGAAGAAATATCCTTGTACTAGAAAAATGCTTAACGCGATCATACAACATAATCTCAATAGGTGATCGTCAGAGTTTCTAAGGTAACAATATTATTCTCAGAGATTTTCACAGTTAAAAAAATTTCAGTTAGGTTGAAATTTTTTTAACTGTCTGGTTGATGGCTGTCCAGACTGTTAATGCGTCTGTGCATCGTTGAGGATCAGGCTCAGCACAAAAGCACGAACATTCTAGTTCGTCTATCAAAATGAATAGTGAAGGATCAATAAGGTTGATCATTACAATAGGATCGTTTGCATCAGTAGTGCCCGATAAGCAATTCTCAATGATTCCCCTAAGCGTTTCTAAGTGTAGGTCTTCTCCATATGAGGTATGGAACAGTAAAGTATTCTGCACATTTGTTGGCTTCTCTGGTAACCAAGGTTTATCTTTGCGTGGGAAAAATAATAGTAAAGAAATTTCAATTGGTAGCAATTTCTGAAATTTGGCTGACCCAGAGTCTCCACAAAACAAAAGATGGGATTTACCTAGCCTCCAAATATCGTCTATTTGAACCTTTTGTGATTGCTCAGCAATGGTATTGAGAGTATCTGTTGGTTTTTTCCTCCTTTGTCGTTTGTTTGATTCAGTAATCGCCTGAGTAGACTTACCTATATTGCTGACATTAGTTATTCTCCCATCTGCACCTTTACGAAACTCCTTAGATTGATCCTCAGTCGGATATATATCTTTCCGCAAACTTCCTACGGTTTTATGATCAACCCCACAACGCCTTGCAATTTCCCTATCACTCCATTTACGCCATTCAAAGTCACGCAGTAGTCTAATAACAGCACGGCGTTTATCAGCATTTGTCCGCCTTAATCCATGTGCGGCGTTAGCGCCAACAGCATATAAAACAGCATCACGTTGAGTTCCAAGATGAACTTCAGCAGTAACTACTGTTTCCCCTACAGCTTCCTTGGCTCTGACTCGGTGGAAGCCATCTGCTAGCCAGTATTCTTCTCCGTCGAAGTAAACAATTACGGGAGGGAAAGTTGCCCCTTGTTTCATATCTTGAGCATAATCGTCAACAACTTCTTCAAATAATTTGGCACGAGGTTGAGTGCCTCCATCCATGCGAATTTTAGCTATCTCAACTGACTGGTTAGAAAATTCATTTGAATTGCTGAGGGATTTTTTGGGCGGCATTCAGGGTTATTGGATGACAACAACGATACCGCTATGAAAACATCTAAGCCTTGAAGCAACAAGCAATTCAGAGAATCACAATAGTTTTTGTTAACTTGAGTTAAGTTAAGATTTAGGTTATCTAGCCTTTACGCTGCATTATCTTCAATCATTTTAGTTAGATGAGTACCATCTACGAGATAGCTTAGTTTGGATAATTGATACTGCTACTGCCCTTCGCTACATACACGGGCATTTAGTTTATGGAATACCAACTTGTTGAGTGATGTTTTGTGACTAGCTAGTAAGGGAGTTTTGTCTCTGGGGAATTTCCCCAGAGACATCTTGGACCGATTTTAGCTCGAACAAGTTTAAGGCAGAATTTAGAAACAGTTTTATAGCTAATTCTAAAGTGCCTTGCGATTAGCCGATTGCTTTAAAGTCTTCACTGAAAATAACTAATTTAATTTCTTGTTGTTCTAGTTGACCATGAAGTACGTTAGTTCCTTACAGCATAAAGTTTCGCTTCATGGCGGGAACCAAACTCCACCTCAGCCAGTATATTACGGTCTCCATTTGCTTCCTTTGCTTTTATACGATGAAATCCGTCAGCCAGCCAATATTCAGAACCATCATAGAAGACAGTGATGGGAGGGAAGTCAGCCCCTCTTTGCATAGCTTCTGAGAACTCTGATATTACAGCATCATTCAATTTAGAAAATACATGAATCTCCTGGTCTATTTTTATTTTAGAGATTGAAAGATTTTCAGTGAGTTGTAAATCATACCTGTGAATAGACATTGTTGATACTAAAAATATAAAGTTTCAGCTGTTTGAAGACTTGGATGACAGAATAGTTAGTATCTATATCTAAGCTTGGCTAGCCTGGTTGGAACTACTATTTTCAATCATGAGCAATCTTGCGCGCTATATCCTCTTAACAACTGTGAATTACTATCCCATTAGGGTTATACCCCATTGCAAACTTCAGGCTAGAATAACGAAAACTCAAGGACAGCAGGTTTTGAGGTACCTTGGGGTAAGTCTAATACCCTAGGGTTTCCCAAAACTTTATAGGATGTTTACTTTATGCCCCGAATTTCCTATGGACCTGCACAAAAAACAAGAGTATTACGAATTTTAGAATGCATACTTAGATTTGCTAACGATGAGTTTGAACTTGCTCAAAAAAAAATAAATATCCAATATAGCTGGAAAGAAGATGAACTTAAGGACAAAACACTTAATGTCAAGACTACGATCAATAATCTCAAATATCTGTGTGACCATTACGATTCACGAAACCCTTTGCAAAAAACAGATATTAGAGATGCACTTCATTGCCTAAAAGATTTTTTGGGTATTCTTCAAGATCATCGCGTAAACAAACAAGGTTCTCAAGATTGGTACTTTACTCTAGAGCTATGGTCAAAGGAAACAGACATAAATCTAAAGGAAGCGAATTCTCTTTGGGAAAAACATAAATTAAGTAGAAATAAAAAAACTAGCGTATCTACGAAAAGAGATGTTCAATTAAATAGTACATCTCAAAATTATATAAATTTATCTAACAATAGAATAAATCACCTGAAAGAATTTAATACTGATACTGGATTTAATCAATTTCCTCTTCCATTCAATATTGAAGAAAATTTGATTTGGTTAGAAAAAATTTATTTTGAAGAAATTATATCAATGCTAAATATCACAGATATTTTTAGCAGAGAGGCCTATAGTAAACAAATCAAAGATGCAGAAAATGATTCATCTTTCTTGGCTTTCACTAAGTCAAAGGAATCTTTGGTGTGCGATCAAGAGAAAAAGCTTAATAGAACGACTCGATTAGGTTGGAACCTTGAACAGGCAACTCGTGTGATCAACGAAAATCCAATGCATTTAGTGGTCTCACCCGCTCATGCAGGAACACTTGCCATATTAACGTATTTAAGAGAAAAGAATATAAATATAACCTTTGATTACCATCATCCTCACTCAGTTGAAATTGTTGAAAATGCAATATACGATAATTTTTCAAGACAAGTTGATGGTTTTACTCTAACCCTTGCTACAGCGAGTGTTCTATTAAGGGAAAAAGCAGGAAGATATTCTTCTTCGTTCATGATGCCGAATATGACACATGGAATTTTATCTTCAAATATAGAATTAAATGAACGAAGTTTGGATGGTGAGTACCTTTTAATGAAAGAAGTACCATCAACTGAATTTTTTATATATGAGAACTTAATTAATTCAAAGCTTCTAACAAGAAGCACTACAACAGAAATGGAGCCAGATGAAGTTACACATGCTTTGAGTAATGGAGATAGTAATATAAGAACGATTATAGGATTTCCACATTATAATGTTAATCTTAAGTTCAACTCCTGTAATTTGCTCAATAATCCTATTGCTCAAATTAAGCCTGTGTTCTTGTTTTTACGTAGTTCCATAATTGTCAAACCTGACATTATGCAAGCTTTGTCAATATTAATTAGAGATGCTTGGTTATCAATACTAGAAAATCCTACCATCCTAAAAAGTGTTATCCATCGACTTATTCGGCAAGAAGACTATATTGAAACTTTATCAAGAATAACAGGAGTTAGTCGACTTGCATATAAAAAAGAGCCTTTTACATTCGAGCAGTTAGTAAAGGATGAGAGCCTAATCATAAAACATCAAGTTAAAGAAATTGATTTCAAAAAAACTGATGTAAGCTCAATTCTAAAATTAAG encodes:
- a CDS encoding streptomycin biosynthesis regulator → MPPKKSLSNSNEFSNQSVEIAKIRMDGGTQPRAKLFEEVVDDYAQDMKQGATFPPVIVYFDGEEYWLADGFHRVRAKEAVGETVVTAEVHLGTQRDAVLYAVGANAAHGLRRTNADKRRAVIRLLRDFEWRKWSDREIARRCGVDHKTVGSLRKDIYPTEDQSKEFRKGADGRITNVSNIGKSTQAITESNKRQRRKKPTDTLNTIAEQSQKVQIDDIWRLGKSHLLFCGDSGSAKFQKLLPIEISLLLFFPRKDKPWLPEKPTNVQNTLLFHTSYGEDLHLETLRGIIENCLSGTTDANDPIVMINLIDPSLFILIDELECSCFCAEPDPQRCTDALTVWTAINQTVKKIST
- a CDS encoding GNAT family N-acetyltransferase; this translates as MPRISYGPAQKTRVLRILECILRFANDEFELAQKKINIQYSWKEDELKDKTLNVKTTINNLKYLCDHYDSRNPLQKTDIRDALHCLKDFLGILQDHRVNKQGSQDWYFTLELWSKETDINLKEANSLWEKHKLSRNKKTSVSTKRDVQLNSTSQNYINLSNNRINHLKEFNTDTGFNQFPLPFNIEENLIWLEKIYFEEIISMLNITDIFSREAYSKQIKDAENDSSFLAFTKSKESLVCDQEKKLNRTTRLGWNLEQATRVINENPMHLVVSPAHAGTLAILTYLREKNINITFDYHHPHSVEIVENAIYDNFSRQVDGFTLTLATASVLLREKAGRYSSSFMMPNMTHGILSSNIELNERSLDGEYLLMKEVPSTEFFIYENLINSKLLTRSTTTEMEPDEVTHALSNGDSNIRTIIGFPHYNVNLKFNSCNLLNNPIAQIKPVFLFLRSSIIVKPDIMQALSILIRDAWLSILENPTILKSVIHRLIRQEDYIETLSRITGVSRLAYKKEPFTFEQLVKDESLIIKHQVKEIDFKKTDVSSILKLRHQVLRNGYPITEVMFNEDHDYQSRHYGAFDIQENNICCVSLIQSYWNGYLAWQLRAMATAPEWRSKGIGRRIIDFMISDLEKDDQLKHIWCNCRVQSSGFYKKMGWRTASNQFINGNAGLSVKMVREFFKASHSNNNENLHTII